In a single window of the Coffea eugenioides isolate CCC68of chromosome 3, Ceug_1.0, whole genome shotgun sequence genome:
- the LOC113765110 gene encoding probable linoleate 9S-lipoxygenase 5, which produces MGIFPPCSSTEMLGKLLETVCGKNRDKPIEIENGERPKIKGTVVLMKKNILDVKDVGASILDRLHELFHRGVSIQLVSADQIDPENGRGKLGKAAILEKWNATLTSVSATDVKFDVNFEWDESMGAPGALIVRNHHHSQFYLKTVTLDDVPGHGQLHFVCNSWVYPQHRYKYNRVFFANKTYLPSNTPEALRPYREEELDNLRGNGTGMLKEWDRVYDYAYYNDLGNPNGGPEHERPVLGGSKQYPYPRRGRTGRAPTKKDPTTESRLRLLDLSIYVPRDEKFSHVKFADFIAYAVKSVGQVLLPEVASVFDKTFNEFDSFQDVLDLYEGGIKLPSRAMDKLKHCISWELLKELVRSDGEGMMKFPVPSVIKEDKTAWRTDEEFGREMLAGVNPVIIRSLQEFPPTSKLDPIVYGNQTSTIRREHIEKNMNGQTVDDALRHSKLFILDHHDALMPYLRRINTTTTKTYASRTILLLQDDGTLKPLAIELSLPHPQGDKHGAQSEVFTPAEHGTEGSVWQLAKAYVAVNDSGYHQLISHWLYTHAVIEPFIIATNRHLSALHPMYKLLQPHFRDTMNINALARHTLINAGGVLEMTVFPTKFALEMSSAVYKNWVFPEQALPADLLKRGIAVPDSTKPHGLKLLIEDYPFAVDGLEIWSAIEEWVREYCSFYYHNDGMVQGDSELQSWWTELRNVGHGDLKDEPWWPQMQTRDELVQACTIIIWIASALHAAVNFGQYPYAGYLPNRPTVSRRFMPEPGTPEYAELASNPDLAFLKTITAQFQTLLGVSLIEILSRHSSDEIYLGQRDNPEWTSDTIPRDAFTRFGAKLVEIENHILARNTDKKYKNRTGPVKMPYTLLIPNSSDYSKVGGLTGKGIPNSISI; this is translated from the exons ATGGGGATTTTCCCACCATGTTCTTCTACTGAGATGTTGGGGAAATTGCTGGAGACGGTTTGTGGAAAGAATCGAGACAAACCCATAGAAATTGAGAATGGAGAGCGCCCAAAGATCAAAGGGACTGTCGTTTTGATGAAGAAGAACATTTTGGACGTGAAAGATGTTGGTGCCTCTATACTTGATAGACTGCATGAGCTCTTCCACAGAGGCGTCTCCATTCAGCTCGTCAGTGCTGATCAGATTGATCCAG AAAACGGGAGAGGAAAGCTTGGAAAAGCAGCAATCTTGGAGAAGTGGAACGCAACACTCACATCAGTATCAGCTACAGATGTTAAATTTGACGTCAATTTTGAGTGGGATGAATCCATGGGAGCTCCTGGTGCTCTTATAGTTAGAAACCACCACCATAGTCAGTTCTACCTCAAGACAGTCACCCTGGATGATGTTCCTGGACATGGTCAACTCCACTTTGTCTGCAATTCTTGGGTCTATCCTCAACATCGTTACAAATACAATCGTGTCTTCTTTGCTAACAAG ACATACCTGCCAAGTAATACACCAGAGGCACTGCGGCCCTACAGAGAAGAAGAGCTTGATAATCTTCGAGGAAATGGAACGGGAATGCTTAAAGAATGGGATAGAGTTTATGATTATGCATACTATAACGATTTGGGAAACCCTAATGGGGGACCGGAACATGAACGTCCGGTTCTTGGTGGATCTAAGCAGTATCCATATCCCCGCAGAGGAAGAACAGGTCGTGCACCAACTAAAAAAG ATCCCACAACAGAAAGCAGATTGCGGCTTCTAGATTTAAGCATTTACGTTCCAAGAGATGAAAAGTTCAGTCACGTGAAATTTGCAGATTTCATTGCCTATGCTGTTAAATCTGTGGGTCAGGTGCTGCTCCCAGAGGTTGCATCTGTGTTTGACAAAACTTTCAACGAGTTTGACAGCTTTCAAGATGTATTAGACCTGTATGAAGGAGGAATTAAGCTACCTTCTCGTGCTATGGATAAGCTCAAGCACTGCATCTCATGGGAGCTGCTCAAAGAACTTGTCCGTTCCGATGGTGAGGGAATGATGAAATTCCCAGTTCCTAGTGTAATCAAAG AGGATAAAACTGCCTGGAGAACAGATGAAGAATTTGGCCGCGAAATGCTAGCTGGAGTAAATCCTGTAATTATCCGGAGTCTACAG GAATTTCCACCTACTAGCAAGTTGGACCCCATAGTGTACGGCAATCAGACCAGCACAATCAGAAGGGAGCACATTGAGAAAAACATGAATGGGCAAACTGTAGATGAT GCACTGAGGCATAGCAAACTATTCATATTAGACCATCATGATGCATTGATGCCATACCTTAGAAGGATTAACACAACCACCACAAAAACCTATGCCAGCCGCACCATCCTCTTACTCCAAGATGATGGTACACTGAAGCCACTAGCAATTGAGTTGAGCTTACCACATCCACAAGGAGACAAACATGGTGCCCAGAGTGAAGTATTCACACCAGCTGAACATGGCACTGAAGGCTCAGTTTGGCAGCTCGCAAAGGCTTATGTGGCTGTAAATGATTCTGGCTACCATCAACTCATAAGTCACTG GTTGTACACTCATGCAGTGATAGAGCCATTTATAATTGCAACCAACAGGCATTTAAGTGCGCTGCATCCGATGTACAAGCTTCTGCAACCCCATTTCAGGGATACAATGAACATAAATGCCTTGGCAAGGCATACCCTCATCAATGCAGGTGGGGTACTAGAGATGACAGTCTTCCCAACAAAATTTGCGCTGGAGATGTCTTCTGCTGTTTATAAGAATTGGGTTTTCCCAGAGCAAGCACTCCCTGCTGATCTTCTTAAAAG AGGAATCGCAGTTCCAGACTCAACTAAGCCCCATGGCCTCAAGCTCCTAATAGAAGATTATCCTTTTGCTGTTGATGGGCTCGAAATTTGGTCAGCAATTGAAGAATGGGTCAGGGAGTACTGCTCATTCTATTATCATAATGATGGCATGGTACAAGGTGATTCTGAACTCCAGTCATGGTGGACAGAGTTACGCAATGTTGGACACGGTGACTTGAAAGATGAGCCATGGTGGCCTCAAATGCAGACAAGAGATGAACTTGTTCAAGCATGTACTATCATCATTTGGATAGCTTCTGCTCTTCATGCTGCAGTAAATTTTGGGCAATATCCTTATGCTGGCTACCTTCCTAATCGTCCAACTGTGAGCCGCCGATTCATGCCCGAGCCAGGCACTCCTGAATACGCTGAGCTCGCGTCAAACCCTGACCTGGCATTCCTCAAAACCATTACAGCTCAGTTCCAGACCCTCCTCGGCGTGTCATTAATAGAGATACTGTCACGACATTCTTCAGATGAGATTTACCTTGGTCAGAGAGACAACCCCGAATGGACTTCAGATACCATACCACGAGATGCATTTACTAGATTTGGTGCCAAACTGGTAGAAATTGAGAACCATATACTTGCAAGGAACACTGACAAGAAATATAAGAACCGGACCGGCCCTGTAAAGATGCCTTATACCTTGCTAATTCCTAACAGCTCTGATTATAGCAAGGTTGGAGGACTTACAGGCAAGGGAATTCCCAACAGTATCTCAATCTGA
- the LOC113764618 gene encoding photosystem I reaction center subunit II, chloroplastic-like, with product MAMATQASLFTPTLSSPSDRVTVPWKQSSLVAFASPKPIKTNMATRTIRAMAEEASTKAAPAGFTPPQLDPNTPSPIFAGSTGGLLRKAQVEEFYVITWDSPKEQIFEMPTGGAAIMRQGPNLLKLARKEQCLALGTRLRSKYKISYQFYRVFPNGEVQYLHPKDGVYPEKVNPGRQGVGVNLRSIGKNISPIEVKFTGKQVYEL from the coding sequence ATGGCCATGGCAACTCAAGCCTCCCTCTTCACCCCAACTCTTTCCTCCCCAAGTGACCGAGTTACTGTGCCATGGAAGCAATCATCCCTGGTTGCATTTGCAAGTCCTAAGCCAATCAAGACCAACATGGCAACAAGGACCATCAGGGCCATGGCAGAGGAAGCGTCCACAAAAGCGGCACCAGCGGGATTCACCCCACCACAATTGGACCCAAACACCCCATCACCAATCTTTGCAGGCAGCACAGGAGGGCTATTGAGGAAGGCCCAAGTCGAGGAATTCTATGTTATCACATGGGATTCCCCGAAAGAACAGATTTTTGAGATGCCTACTGGTGGTGCAGCCATAATGAGACAAggtccaaacttgctcaaattGGCTAGGAAAGAGCAATGCTTAGCTCTTGGCACTAGACTTAGGTCCAAGTACAAGATTAGCTACCAGTTTTACAGGGTTTTCCCTAATGGTGAGGTGCAATATTTGCACCCGAAAGATGGTGTCTACCCAGAGAAGGTGAACCCCGGACGTCAAGGAGTTGGGGTGAACCTCAGATCAATCGGGAAGAACATTAGCCCAATTGAGGTAAAATTCACTGGGAAGCAAGTGTATGAGTTGTAA
- the LOC113765229 gene encoding uncharacterized protein LOC113765229 has product MDSCSKLSARDSSTSSSSPFDCIIFDLDDTLYSSETGIGEALKRNIDDFLVEKCGFHESKASSLRVELFQAYGSSLAGLRALGYDVDADDYHSVVHGRLPYDLIKPDPQLRKLLLTIKQRKIIFTNSDRVHAMNALDRLGIRDCFEQIICFETMNPNLSKSTRPDEFPVVLKPSLEAMNIAIDVAKVDPRRTLFLDDSVRNVAAGKAVGLRTVLVGKATKIGGADYALETVTNLVQVIPEIWFNNIGEDDGRIDEDDERIGRTASEMDSAFANYGRRCLVQWQVMFRA; this is encoded by the exons ATGGATTCTTGCAGTAAATTATCAGCTCGAGACTCATCCActtcttcttcatctccttTTGATTGCATCATCTTCG atttgGATGACACCTTGTACTCCTCCGAAACGGGAATTGGAGAAGCCCTTAAACGCAACATTGACG ATTTTCTGGTGGAAAAATGCGGATTCCATGAATCCAAAGCTTCCAGCCTCCGCGTCGAGCTCTTCCAAGCTTACGGCAGTTCTCTCGCCGGCCTACGT GCATTAGGTTACGATGTCGATGCAGACGATTATCACAG CGTCGTACACGGAAGATTACCCTACGATTTGATCAAGCCTGACCCGCAACTGCGAAAGCTGTTGCTGACTATCAAACAACGCAAAATC ATTTTTACGAACTCCGATAGAGTTCATGCAATGAACGCACTGGATCGTTTAGGAATTAGAGATTGTTTCGAACAAATTATCTGTTTCGAGACCATGAATCCGAACCTCTCCAAGTCGACCCGACCCGATGAGTTCCCGGTCGTACTGAAACCTTCGTTAGAAGCCATGAACATAGCTATCGATGTCGCCAAGGTTGATCCTCGCCGTACG CTTTTTCTTGACGACAGCGTGCGGAATGTGGCTGCCGGAAAAGCTGTGGGTCTCCGAACAGTCTTG GTTGGAAAAGCAACGAAGATCGGAGGGGCTGATTATGCTTTAGAGACTGTCACAAACCTTGTGCAAGTGATACCAGAAATATGGTTTAATAATATTGGAGAAGATGACGGAAGAATCGACGAAGATGACGAAAGGATTGGCCGCACTGCAAGCGAAATGGACTCTGCCTTTGCAAACTACGGCCGTAGGTGCCTAGTCCAATGGCAAGTCATGTTCAGGGCCTAA
- the LOC113765210 gene encoding thermospermine synthase ACAULIS5-like yields MGDISCSNGISNGNGFNGNGHAQRKSCWYEEEIEENLRWCFALNSILHTGATPYQDIQLLDTKPFGKALVIDGKLQSAEIDEFIYHESLVHPALLHHPNPKNIFIMGGGEGSTARELLRHKTVENVAMCDIDEEVVEFCKSYLVINRDAFCDPRLDLVINDARAELERREELYDVIIGDLADPIEGGPCYQLYTKSFYESTVKPRLNQGGIFVTQAGPAGVFSHAEVFSCIYNTLRQVFKYVVPYSAHIPSYADIWGWIMVSDSPLILNADELDLRMKQRIKGENRYLDGQTFTSASTLSKAVRKSLDNETHVYTEENARFIYGHGTAQKHNQP; encoded by the exons ATGGGTGATATCTCTTGTTCAAACGGCATCAGTAATGGGAATGGCTTCAACGGAAACGGCCATGCCCAAAGGAAAAGTTGTTGGTATGAAGAAGAGATCGAAGAAAACTTGAGATGGTGTTTTGCTCTCAATAG CATTTTGCACACGGGTGCTACACCATACCAGGACATTCAACTCTTGGACACAAAGCCTTTTGGAAAG GCTCTAGTCATTGATGGAAAGCTTCAAAGCGCAGAGATTGATGAATTCATCTACCATGAATCTCTTGTACATCCGGCACTTCTTCACCATCCAAA CCCCAAAAACATCTTCATCATGGGAGGAGGTGAGGGTTCTACAGCAAGAGAATTGCTAAGGCACAAAACGGTTGAGAATGTTGCCATGTGCGACATTGATGAG GAAGTGGTGGAATTTTGCAAGTCATATCTGGTGATTAATAGAGATGCTTTCTGTGATCCTAGACTTGATCTTGTCATCAATGATGCCAG GGCTGAGCTTGAAAGGAGAGAAGAGCTTTATGATGTGATCATAGGTGACCTTGCAGATCCAATTGAAGGAGGTCCATGTTACCAACTCTACACCAAGTCCTTCTATGAAAGTACTGTAAAACCAAGACTCAATCAGGGTGGTATTTTTGTAACACAG GCAGGACCAGCTGGAGTTTTCAGCCATGCGGAAGTTTTTTCTTGCATCTATAACACCCTGAGGCAGGTTTTCAAAT ATGTTGTGCCCTATTCAGCACATATTCCTTCCTATGCCGACATCTGGGGATGGATCATG GTCTCTGATTCGCCATTGATCCTGAATGCCGATGAATTGGACCTGAGGATGAAACAAAGGATCAAAGGTGAAAACAGATATCTTGATGGCCAAACATTCACATCAGCCTCCACCTTAAGCAAAGCTGTTCGGAAATC ATTGGACAATGAGACTCACGTTTACACGGAAGAAAATGCGAGGTTCATCTATGGCCATGGCACTGCCCAGAAGCACAATCAACCCTGA